One part of the Sebastes fasciatus isolate fSebFas1 chromosome 8, fSebFas1.pri, whole genome shotgun sequence genome encodes these proteins:
- the LOC141772729 gene encoding uncharacterized protein LOC141772729 isoform X1: MDDRDGPNAGDPSTYQNLLLLGAIAAASAFVVTILIVLVCVGCQRKSKSKHPPAGEKGTSVNMQGTLRHPKLNSMSKSDTRLHEINRFPCNGNSVSKSRPASMDLLLLHSRRSQTDLRPSHGRQLPQIPTSPQGSVQGGGGETGGDGGGGGGGGGGGGGGGVGGGGGEARDHTYTEVGIRNNPTPVHCLDDGLYESVGVREGDAGPKVPSAPPPTSNNTPATVRAAQSPPAQANGARNGNGHVNVRTDPKLGNGRGNGTVNGPMAGRGNGASGVNRSPLPSVNSLAIQEPTAAEYASIRKFRKVDKTNRKENNGADSQSDSQSSVSDSPSTAPPPLHRSQEFPRKGLEPFHMHSFPKEAVFMGNGEQYIWKPPEEDEIITLHPPPLRAESVQGHPSPPTAKEIADTYSIVCKSQKKKPPMENNGSKTLPRSFGGGSRGRGRGVQAQARSQEEPCYEPVGDRSWSTCATAESDPAYATIDSHRKREQAGTNNSPAGGSATLKRKKQIPTPTPTPTPTPTPTPTPTPTQQQQQQQAPPPPPPPPPPPAPPLPPVPAAPPVPPQGSGPTALPARGLPGGENFYETISDVKQGGNSSSTTTIFTFNDGMEMYVTGL, encoded by the exons ATGGATGACAGAGACGGGCCAAATGCCGGGGACCCTAGTACCTACCAAAACCTGCTGCTCCTGGGAGCCATCGCAGCGGCATCCGCCTTTGTGGTCACCATCCTTATTGTCCTCGTCTGCGTTGGCTGCCAAAG AAAAAGCAAGAGCAAGCACCCCCCAGCCGGAGAGAAAGGGACATCTGTAAATATG cagggTACCCTTCGACACCCCAAACTGAACTCCATGAGCAAATCTGACACCAGGCTGCATGAGATCAATCGCTTCCCCTGCAATGGAAACT CTGTTAGCAAGAGCCGTCCAGCCAGCATGGAcctcctgctcctccacagCCGGCGCTCCCAGACGGACCTGAGGCCCTCCCATGGGCGCCAGCTTCCCCAGATCCCCACCAGTCCCCAGGGATCGGTccaggggggaggaggggagacaggaggagatgggggaggtggtggaggtggaggtggagggggaggaggaggaggagtaggaggaggaggaggggaggctaGAGACCACACCTACACCGAGGTGGGCATACGGAACAACCCCACGCCCGTCCACTGCCTGGATGACGGCCTGTATGAGAGCGTAGGTGTCCGGGAAGGTGACGCAGGCCCAAAGGTACCCTCCGCCCCGCCGCCCACATCAAACAACACTCCGGCTACTGTCAGAGCAGCCCAAAGCCCCCCAGCTCAGGCCAACGGAGCTCGCAATGGGAACGGGCACGTGAATGTACGTACAGATCCAAAACT AGGGAACGGCAGAGGGAACGGCACCGTTAACGGACCGATGGCAGGGAGAGGTAATGGTGCGAGTGGGGTCAACAGGTCCCCTCTTCCTTCTGTCAACTCCCTGGCAATCCAAGAACCAACCGCAGCTGAGTATGCTTCCATTCGGAAGTTCAGAAAG GTCGACAAGACAaacaggaaggaaaataacggggccgacagccagtcagacagcCAATCGAGTGTGAGCGATTCACCCTCCACCGCTCCTCCTCCACTACATCGCAGCCAGGAGTTTCCGCGCAAAGGACTGGAGCCGTTTCACATGCACTCCTTCCCAAAG GAGGCAGTGTTCATGGGCAATGGGGAGCAGTACATCTGGAAGCCTCCAGAGGAAGATGAGATCATCACCTTGCACCCACCTCCACTCCGTGCAGAGAGCGTACAGGGGCACCCATCGCCTCCAACTGCAAAGGAG ATTGCAGACACCTACTCCATCGTGTGTAAAAGCCAGAAGAAGAAACCTCCGATGGAAAACAACGGGTCAAAGACCCTCCCACGCTCCTTCGGAGGAGGCTCCCGGGGCCGAGGCCGAGGAGTTCAGGCCCAGGCGCGTTCCCAGGAGGAGCCCTGCTACGAGCCGGTAGGAGACAGGTCCTGGTCCACGTGTGCAACGGCCGAGTCTGACCCCGCGTACGCTACCATCGACTCCCACAGGAAACGGGAGCAGGCGGGAACCAATAATAGCCCGGCTGGGGGTTCTGCCACactgaagaggaagaagcagattCCGACGCCGACGCCGACGCCGACGCCGACGCCGACGCCGACGCCGACGCCAACGCcaacgcagcagcagcagcagcagcaggcaccaccaccaccaccaccaccaccaccaccaccggcGCCACCCCTGCCACCCGTGCCAGCCGCGCCACCCGTGCCACCTCAGGGCTCAGGACCCACCGCCCTGCCTGCTAGAGGCCTGCCCGGTGGGGAAAACTTCTATGAGACCATCAGCGATGTGAAACaagggggcaacagctccagcaccaCCACCATCTTCACCTTCAATGACGGGATGGAGATGTACGTCACCGGCCTGTAG
- the LOC141772729 gene encoding uncharacterized protein LOC141772729 isoform X4, with protein MDDRDGPNAGDPSTYQNLLLLGAIAAASAFVVTILIVLVCVGCQRKSKSKHPPAGEKGTSVNMGTLRHPKLNSMSKSDTRLHEINRFPCNGNSVSKSRPASMDLLLLHSRRSQTDLRPSHGRQLPQIPTSPQGSVQGGGGETGGDGGGGGGGGGGGGGGGVGGGGGEARDHTYTEVGIRNNPTPVHCLDDGLYESVGVREGDAGPKVPSAPPPTSNNTPATVRAAQSPPAQANGARNGNGHVNGGRGNGRGNGTVNGPMAGRGNGASGVNRSPLPSVNSLAIQEPTAAEYASIRKFRKVDKTNRKENNGADSQSDSQSSVSDSPSTAPPPLHRSQEFPRKGLEPFHMHSFPKEAVFMGNGEQYIWKPPEEDEIITLHPPPLRAESVQGHPSPPTAKEIADTYSIVCKSQKKKPPMENNGSKTLPRSFGGGSRGRGRGVQAQARSQEEPCYEPVGDRSWSTCATAESDPAYATIDSHRKREQAGTNNSPAGGSATLKRKKQIPTPTPTPTPTPTPTPTPTPTQQQQQQQAPPPPPPPPPPPAPPLPPVPAAPPVPPQGSGPTALPARGLPGGENFYETISDVKQGGNSSSTTTIFTFNDGMEMYVTGL; from the exons ATGGATGACAGAGACGGGCCAAATGCCGGGGACCCTAGTACCTACCAAAACCTGCTGCTCCTGGGAGCCATCGCAGCGGCATCCGCCTTTGTGGTCACCATCCTTATTGTCCTCGTCTGCGTTGGCTGCCAAAG AAAAAGCAAGAGCAAGCACCCCCCAGCCGGAGAGAAAGGGACATCTGTAAATATG ggTACCCTTCGACACCCCAAACTGAACTCCATGAGCAAATCTGACACCAGGCTGCATGAGATCAATCGCTTCCCCTGCAATGGAAACT CTGTTAGCAAGAGCCGTCCAGCCAGCATGGAcctcctgctcctccacagCCGGCGCTCCCAGACGGACCTGAGGCCCTCCCATGGGCGCCAGCTTCCCCAGATCCCCACCAGTCCCCAGGGATCGGTccaggggggaggaggggagacaggaggagatgggggaggtggtggaggtggaggtggagggggaggaggaggaggagtaggaggaggaggaggggaggctaGAGACCACACCTACACCGAGGTGGGCATACGGAACAACCCCACGCCCGTCCACTGCCTGGATGACGGCCTGTATGAGAGCGTAGGTGTCCGGGAAGGTGACGCAGGCCCAAAGGTACCCTCCGCCCCGCCGCCCACATCAAACAACACTCCGGCTACTGTCAGAGCAGCCCAAAGCCCCCCAGCTCAGGCCAACGGAGCTCGCAATGGGAACGGGCACGTGAAT GGTGGCAGAGGGAACGGCAGAGGGAACGGCACCGTTAACGGACCGATGGCAGGGAGAGGTAATGGTGCGAGTGGGGTCAACAGGTCCCCTCTTCCTTCTGTCAACTCCCTGGCAATCCAAGAACCAACCGCAGCTGAGTATGCTTCCATTCGGAAGTTCAGAAAG GTCGACAAGACAaacaggaaggaaaataacggggccgacagccagtcagacagcCAATCGAGTGTGAGCGATTCACCCTCCACCGCTCCTCCTCCACTACATCGCAGCCAGGAGTTTCCGCGCAAAGGACTGGAGCCGTTTCACATGCACTCCTTCCCAAAG GAGGCAGTGTTCATGGGCAATGGGGAGCAGTACATCTGGAAGCCTCCAGAGGAAGATGAGATCATCACCTTGCACCCACCTCCACTCCGTGCAGAGAGCGTACAGGGGCACCCATCGCCTCCAACTGCAAAGGAG ATTGCAGACACCTACTCCATCGTGTGTAAAAGCCAGAAGAAGAAACCTCCGATGGAAAACAACGGGTCAAAGACCCTCCCACGCTCCTTCGGAGGAGGCTCCCGGGGCCGAGGCCGAGGAGTTCAGGCCCAGGCGCGTTCCCAGGAGGAGCCCTGCTACGAGCCGGTAGGAGACAGGTCCTGGTCCACGTGTGCAACGGCCGAGTCTGACCCCGCGTACGCTACCATCGACTCCCACAGGAAACGGGAGCAGGCGGGAACCAATAATAGCCCGGCTGGGGGTTCTGCCACactgaagaggaagaagcagattCCGACGCCGACGCCGACGCCGACGCCGACGCCGACGCCGACGCCGACGCCAACGCcaacgcagcagcagcagcagcagcaggcaccaccaccaccaccaccaccaccaccaccaccggcGCCACCCCTGCCACCCGTGCCAGCCGCGCCACCCGTGCCACCTCAGGGCTCAGGACCCACCGCCCTGCCTGCTAGAGGCCTGCCCGGTGGGGAAAACTTCTATGAGACCATCAGCGATGTGAAACaagggggcaacagctccagcaccaCCACCATCTTCACCTTCAATGACGGGATGGAGATGTACGTCACCGGCCTGTAG
- the LOC141772729 gene encoding uncharacterized protein LOC141772729 isoform X5, protein MDDRDGPNAGDPSTYQNLLLLGAIAAASAFVVTILIVLVCVGCQRKSKSKHPPAGEKGTSVNMGTLRHPKLNSMSKSDTRLHEINRFPCNGNSVSKSRPASMDLLLLHSRRSQTDLRPSHGRQLPQIPTSPQGSVQGGGGETGGDGGGGGGGGGGGGGGGVGGGGGEARDHTYTEVGIRNNPTPVHCLDDGLYESVGVREGDAGPKVPSAPPPTSNNTPATVRAAQSPPAQANGARNGNGHVNGGRGNGRGNGTVNGPMAGRGNGASGVNRSPLPSVNSLAIQEPTAAEYASIRKFRKVDKTNRKENNGADSQSDSQSSVSDSPSTAPPPLHRSQEFPRKGLEPFHMHSFPKEAVFMGNGEQYIWKPPEEDEIITLHPPPLRAESVQGHPSPPTAKEIADTYSIVCKSQKKKPPMENNGSKTLPRSFGGGSRGRGRGVQAQARSQEEPCYEPVGDRSWSTCATAESDPAYATIDSHRKREQAGTNNSPAGGSATLKRKKQIPTPTPTPTHHHHHHHHHHHRRHPCHPCQPRHPCHLRAQDPPPCLLEACPVGKTSMRPSAM, encoded by the exons ATGGATGACAGAGACGGGCCAAATGCCGGGGACCCTAGTACCTACCAAAACCTGCTGCTCCTGGGAGCCATCGCAGCGGCATCCGCCTTTGTGGTCACCATCCTTATTGTCCTCGTCTGCGTTGGCTGCCAAAG AAAAAGCAAGAGCAAGCACCCCCCAGCCGGAGAGAAAGGGACATCTGTAAATATG ggTACCCTTCGACACCCCAAACTGAACTCCATGAGCAAATCTGACACCAGGCTGCATGAGATCAATCGCTTCCCCTGCAATGGAAACT CTGTTAGCAAGAGCCGTCCAGCCAGCATGGAcctcctgctcctccacagCCGGCGCTCCCAGACGGACCTGAGGCCCTCCCATGGGCGCCAGCTTCCCCAGATCCCCACCAGTCCCCAGGGATCGGTccaggggggaggaggggagacaggaggagatgggggaggtggtggaggtggaggtggagggggaggaggaggaggagtaggaggaggaggaggggaggctaGAGACCACACCTACACCGAGGTGGGCATACGGAACAACCCCACGCCCGTCCACTGCCTGGATGACGGCCTGTATGAGAGCGTAGGTGTCCGGGAAGGTGACGCAGGCCCAAAGGTACCCTCCGCCCCGCCGCCCACATCAAACAACACTCCGGCTACTGTCAGAGCAGCCCAAAGCCCCCCAGCTCAGGCCAACGGAGCTCGCAATGGGAACGGGCACGTGAAT GGTGGCAGAGGGAACGGCAGAGGGAACGGCACCGTTAACGGACCGATGGCAGGGAGAGGTAATGGTGCGAGTGGGGTCAACAGGTCCCCTCTTCCTTCTGTCAACTCCCTGGCAATCCAAGAACCAACCGCAGCTGAGTATGCTTCCATTCGGAAGTTCAGAAAG GTCGACAAGACAaacaggaaggaaaataacggggccgacagccagtcagacagcCAATCGAGTGTGAGCGATTCACCCTCCACCGCTCCTCCTCCACTACATCGCAGCCAGGAGTTTCCGCGCAAAGGACTGGAGCCGTTTCACATGCACTCCTTCCCAAAG GAGGCAGTGTTCATGGGCAATGGGGAGCAGTACATCTGGAAGCCTCCAGAGGAAGATGAGATCATCACCTTGCACCCACCTCCACTCCGTGCAGAGAGCGTACAGGGGCACCCATCGCCTCCAACTGCAAAGGAG ATTGCAGACACCTACTCCATCGTGTGTAAAAGCCAGAAGAAGAAACCTCCGATGGAAAACAACGGGTCAAAGACCCTCCCACGCTCCTTCGGAGGAGGCTCCCGGGGCCGAGGCCGAGGAGTTCAGGCCCAGGCGCGTTCCCAGGAGGAGCCCTGCTACGAGCCGGTAGGAGACAGGTCCTGGTCCACGTGTGCAACGGCCGAGTCTGACCCCGCGTACGCTACCATCGACTCCCACAGGAAACGGGAGCAGGCGGGAACCAATAATAGCCCGGCTGGGGGTTCTGCCACactgaagaggaagaagcagattCCGACGCCGACGCCGACGCCGAC gcaccaccaccaccaccaccaccaccaccaccaccggcGCCACCCCTGCCACCCGTGCCAGCCGCGCCACCCGTGCCACCTCAGGGCTCAGGACCCACCGCCCTGCCTGCTAGAGGCCTGCCCGGTGGGGAAAACTTCTATGAGACCATCAGCGATGTGA
- the LOC141772729 gene encoding uncharacterized protein LOC141772729 isoform X2: MDDRDGPNAGDPSTYQNLLLLGAIAAASAFVVTILIVLVCVGCQRKSKSKHPPAGEKGTSVNMGTLRHPKLNSMSKSDTRLHEINRFPCNGNSVSKSRPASMDLLLLHSRRSQTDLRPSHGRQLPQIPTSPQGSVQGGGGETGGDGGGGGGGGGGGGGGGVGGGGGEARDHTYTEVGIRNNPTPVHCLDDGLYESVGVREGDAGPKVPSAPPPTSNNTPATVRAAQSPPAQANGARNGNGHVNVRTDPKLGNGRGNGTVNGPMAGRGNGASGVNRSPLPSVNSLAIQEPTAAEYASIRKFRKVDKTNRKENNGADSQSDSQSSVSDSPSTAPPPLHRSQEFPRKGLEPFHMHSFPKEAVFMGNGEQYIWKPPEEDEIITLHPPPLRAESVQGHPSPPTAKEIADTYSIVCKSQKKKPPMENNGSKTLPRSFGGGSRGRGRGVQAQARSQEEPCYEPVGDRSWSTCATAESDPAYATIDSHRKREQAGTNNSPAGGSATLKRKKQIPTPTPTPTPTPTPTPTPTPTQQQQQQQAPPPPPPPPPPPAPPLPPVPAAPPVPPQGSGPTALPARGLPGGENFYETISDVKQGGNSSSTTTIFTFNDGMEMYVTGL, translated from the exons ATGGATGACAGAGACGGGCCAAATGCCGGGGACCCTAGTACCTACCAAAACCTGCTGCTCCTGGGAGCCATCGCAGCGGCATCCGCCTTTGTGGTCACCATCCTTATTGTCCTCGTCTGCGTTGGCTGCCAAAG AAAAAGCAAGAGCAAGCACCCCCCAGCCGGAGAGAAAGGGACATCTGTAAATATG ggTACCCTTCGACACCCCAAACTGAACTCCATGAGCAAATCTGACACCAGGCTGCATGAGATCAATCGCTTCCCCTGCAATGGAAACT CTGTTAGCAAGAGCCGTCCAGCCAGCATGGAcctcctgctcctccacagCCGGCGCTCCCAGACGGACCTGAGGCCCTCCCATGGGCGCCAGCTTCCCCAGATCCCCACCAGTCCCCAGGGATCGGTccaggggggaggaggggagacaggaggagatgggggaggtggtggaggtggaggtggagggggaggaggaggaggagtaggaggaggaggaggggaggctaGAGACCACACCTACACCGAGGTGGGCATACGGAACAACCCCACGCCCGTCCACTGCCTGGATGACGGCCTGTATGAGAGCGTAGGTGTCCGGGAAGGTGACGCAGGCCCAAAGGTACCCTCCGCCCCGCCGCCCACATCAAACAACACTCCGGCTACTGTCAGAGCAGCCCAAAGCCCCCCAGCTCAGGCCAACGGAGCTCGCAATGGGAACGGGCACGTGAATGTACGTACAGATCCAAAACT AGGGAACGGCAGAGGGAACGGCACCGTTAACGGACCGATGGCAGGGAGAGGTAATGGTGCGAGTGGGGTCAACAGGTCCCCTCTTCCTTCTGTCAACTCCCTGGCAATCCAAGAACCAACCGCAGCTGAGTATGCTTCCATTCGGAAGTTCAGAAAG GTCGACAAGACAaacaggaaggaaaataacggggccgacagccagtcagacagcCAATCGAGTGTGAGCGATTCACCCTCCACCGCTCCTCCTCCACTACATCGCAGCCAGGAGTTTCCGCGCAAAGGACTGGAGCCGTTTCACATGCACTCCTTCCCAAAG GAGGCAGTGTTCATGGGCAATGGGGAGCAGTACATCTGGAAGCCTCCAGAGGAAGATGAGATCATCACCTTGCACCCACCTCCACTCCGTGCAGAGAGCGTACAGGGGCACCCATCGCCTCCAACTGCAAAGGAG ATTGCAGACACCTACTCCATCGTGTGTAAAAGCCAGAAGAAGAAACCTCCGATGGAAAACAACGGGTCAAAGACCCTCCCACGCTCCTTCGGAGGAGGCTCCCGGGGCCGAGGCCGAGGAGTTCAGGCCCAGGCGCGTTCCCAGGAGGAGCCCTGCTACGAGCCGGTAGGAGACAGGTCCTGGTCCACGTGTGCAACGGCCGAGTCTGACCCCGCGTACGCTACCATCGACTCCCACAGGAAACGGGAGCAGGCGGGAACCAATAATAGCCCGGCTGGGGGTTCTGCCACactgaagaggaagaagcagattCCGACGCCGACGCCGACGCCGACGCCGACGCCGACGCCGACGCCGACGCCAACGCcaacgcagcagcagcagcagcagcaggcaccaccaccaccaccaccaccaccaccaccaccggcGCCACCCCTGCCACCCGTGCCAGCCGCGCCACCCGTGCCACCTCAGGGCTCAGGACCCACCGCCCTGCCTGCTAGAGGCCTGCCCGGTGGGGAAAACTTCTATGAGACCATCAGCGATGTGAAACaagggggcaacagctccagcaccaCCACCATCTTCACCTTCAATGACGGGATGGAGATGTACGTCACCGGCCTGTAG
- the LOC141772729 gene encoding uncharacterized protein LOC141772729 isoform X3, producing the protein MDDRDGPNAGDPSTYQNLLLLGAIAAASAFVVTILIVLVCVGCQRKSKSKHPPAGEKGTSVNMQGTLRHPKLNSMSKSDTRLHEINRFPCNGNSVSKSRPASMDLLLLHSRRSQTDLRPSHGRQLPQIPTSPQGSVQGGGGETGGDGGGGGGGGGGGGGGGVGGGGGEARDHTYTEVGIRNNPTPVHCLDDGLYESVGVREGDAGPKVPSAPPPTSNNTPATVRAAQSPPAQANGARNGNGHVNGGRGNGRGNGTVNGPMAGRGNGASGVNRSPLPSVNSLAIQEPTAAEYASIRKFRKVDKTNRKENNGADSQSDSQSSVSDSPSTAPPPLHRSQEFPRKGLEPFHMHSFPKEAVFMGNGEQYIWKPPEEDEIITLHPPPLRAESVQGHPSPPTAKEIADTYSIVCKSQKKKPPMENNGSKTLPRSFGGGSRGRGRGVQAQARSQEEPCYEPVGDRSWSTCATAESDPAYATIDSHRKREQAGTNNSPAGGSATLKRKKQIPTPTPTPTPTPTPTPTPTPTQQQQQQQAPPPPPPPPPPPAPPLPPVPAAPPVPPQGSGPTALPARGLPGGENFYETISDVKQGGNSSSTTTIFTFNDGMEMYVTGL; encoded by the exons ATGGATGACAGAGACGGGCCAAATGCCGGGGACCCTAGTACCTACCAAAACCTGCTGCTCCTGGGAGCCATCGCAGCGGCATCCGCCTTTGTGGTCACCATCCTTATTGTCCTCGTCTGCGTTGGCTGCCAAAG AAAAAGCAAGAGCAAGCACCCCCCAGCCGGAGAGAAAGGGACATCTGTAAATATG cagggTACCCTTCGACACCCCAAACTGAACTCCATGAGCAAATCTGACACCAGGCTGCATGAGATCAATCGCTTCCCCTGCAATGGAAACT CTGTTAGCAAGAGCCGTCCAGCCAGCATGGAcctcctgctcctccacagCCGGCGCTCCCAGACGGACCTGAGGCCCTCCCATGGGCGCCAGCTTCCCCAGATCCCCACCAGTCCCCAGGGATCGGTccaggggggaggaggggagacaggaggagatgggggaggtggtggaggtggaggtggagggggaggaggaggaggagtaggaggaggaggaggggaggctaGAGACCACACCTACACCGAGGTGGGCATACGGAACAACCCCACGCCCGTCCACTGCCTGGATGACGGCCTGTATGAGAGCGTAGGTGTCCGGGAAGGTGACGCAGGCCCAAAGGTACCCTCCGCCCCGCCGCCCACATCAAACAACACTCCGGCTACTGTCAGAGCAGCCCAAAGCCCCCCAGCTCAGGCCAACGGAGCTCGCAATGGGAACGGGCACGTGAAT GGTGGCAGAGGGAACGGCAGAGGGAACGGCACCGTTAACGGACCGATGGCAGGGAGAGGTAATGGTGCGAGTGGGGTCAACAGGTCCCCTCTTCCTTCTGTCAACTCCCTGGCAATCCAAGAACCAACCGCAGCTGAGTATGCTTCCATTCGGAAGTTCAGAAAG GTCGACAAGACAaacaggaaggaaaataacggggccgacagccagtcagacagcCAATCGAGTGTGAGCGATTCACCCTCCACCGCTCCTCCTCCACTACATCGCAGCCAGGAGTTTCCGCGCAAAGGACTGGAGCCGTTTCACATGCACTCCTTCCCAAAG GAGGCAGTGTTCATGGGCAATGGGGAGCAGTACATCTGGAAGCCTCCAGAGGAAGATGAGATCATCACCTTGCACCCACCTCCACTCCGTGCAGAGAGCGTACAGGGGCACCCATCGCCTCCAACTGCAAAGGAG ATTGCAGACACCTACTCCATCGTGTGTAAAAGCCAGAAGAAGAAACCTCCGATGGAAAACAACGGGTCAAAGACCCTCCCACGCTCCTTCGGAGGAGGCTCCCGGGGCCGAGGCCGAGGAGTTCAGGCCCAGGCGCGTTCCCAGGAGGAGCCCTGCTACGAGCCGGTAGGAGACAGGTCCTGGTCCACGTGTGCAACGGCCGAGTCTGACCCCGCGTACGCTACCATCGACTCCCACAGGAAACGGGAGCAGGCGGGAACCAATAATAGCCCGGCTGGGGGTTCTGCCACactgaagaggaagaagcagattCCGACGCCGACGCCGACGCCGACGCCGACGCCGACGCCGACGCCGACGCCAACGCcaacgcagcagcagcagcagcagcaggcaccaccaccaccaccaccaccaccaccaccaccggcGCCACCCCTGCCACCCGTGCCAGCCGCGCCACCCGTGCCACCTCAGGGCTCAGGACCCACCGCCCTGCCTGCTAGAGGCCTGCCCGGTGGGGAAAACTTCTATGAGACCATCAGCGATGTGAAACaagggggcaacagctccagcaccaCCACCATCTTCACCTTCAATGACGGGATGGAGATGTACGTCACCGGCCTGTAG